A segment of the Pseudobdellovibrionaceae bacterium genome:
GCTTTTCATTTCGTTTTTTAACTAAGTTCAACATGGCTGGATTTTCCCGCGCCATCTCGTTCATCTGTTTTTCTACGGGGGGCAAATAGATATAATCTGAACCCAAAAAAGGAGTCACAACACCGTAGGTCCCAACAAGGACTAGCACTGCAAAAACAGCAAGACTCAGCTTTCTACGCACAGACCCCTCCAAAATATCGCTGACATCGCAGCATCTATCACGAACCTCTAAGATGCGCTGTCATGGACCCATCAAAGTCCTAAAAACACTCAAATTTAAAAATGATTTTTGTGTTCCCTTTAAGACAATTAGACCTGATGCAAATGCTAACGTCTATCATTTTTTTATGCGTGCAATTTAAGCATGCACACAGAACTGATTGATGAGTTTTCTTGCATATTTAGGCGTTTTAGAAGGATTTTAAAATATTTTCTTTACACCACTTCATTTTATAGCTATCACTAATGCTTCAATGAGCTGGGGCGGTAGTTTAGTTGGTTAGAATGCTGGCCTGTCACGCCGGAGGTCGCGGGTTCGAGTCCCGTCCGCCCCGCCAGTTCTTTAATTAGTTGTACTCAATTTACATTTTCGCTGAGTTCTGAACTGCTAATATCGGTTCGCCTTCGGCAAGGCTATTATAGATAATAGATGTGAGTATGAATTTATATTTAACTCACTCTAAGCTCTCTAATAGCTTAGGGTAAATATGTGGTTTAGGATTATAATTTTTATCCCAAATATGGGCTGAACCAAAACCTGGGAAGTGTTTAGGAATCCAACTCACATGATCAGTAAATCCCCATGTTACAAATGAAGTGCAGTTTTCAGAAGCCACACACGCAGAAATATAATCTGAATATACTTTTTCTTGCTGTTGCAATTGAGTCGTTGTGGGATTAGCTCCATTAAGTAAAAGCGACATATCAAATTCAGATATACTCGATATTTGGCCAAAGTGAAAGGCTCTAAACTCCTCCCTAAGCTGGCAAGGTCATTATCAGAGGCTTACCCTTAGTAATGACAAGTGTATGCTCATACTGCGCCGTAAAAATTCCAGGATTTGTCATAAGAGTCCATCCATCACCGCTATCAAAAACTTCTCGCGCCCCAGAGGAAACGAACGGCTCAATAGTGATAACTTGGTTTTCTCTTAATACTCTCTTGTCTTTTCTATCATAATAACCCGCAATAAAATCAGGCTCCTCATGGAGAGCTCGTCCTACTCCATGACTTCCAATGTTTTCTATGACTGTAAAGCCATTTCTAATGGCTTCGGTTTCTATTGCAAGTCCTATACGATTTAACTTAGCACCAGCTCGCGCTTCTAACATGGCTTTCTCAAGAGCGCTCTTTGCAACGGCACATATTTGTAAATGTAATTTAGATTCTGGAGGAATGATGGATGAACCCCCTGTATCTGCAAAATAACCATCTAACTCTGCCGATACATCAATGTTTACAAGATCACCCGCTTTGAGAACTTTTGAACCTGGGATACCATGAGCAGCCTCTTCGTTCACACTTATACAGGTATAGCCAGGAAAGTTATAAGTGATCTTCGGGGCCGATCTTGCACCATGTGCGGCAAGAAACTCTCCCCCGATAGAATCTAATTCTGCTGTAGTTATTCCTGGCTCAAGTTTAGCTTGCATATGCTGTAGACAGCGGGCCACAACTCGACCCACCGTACGTAGCCCTATTAAATCTTTTTCTGAATTGATCGACATAATTTTAATATACTACAATGACCACTCACCGTCATCTGTAAACCGTGGACGTGGGTAACTTAGACAATATAAAAGAACTAAAACCCGCAGGTCTGAATGGCGTACTCTAGAGTGGCTTCTTCTTCGGTGAGGCCGTCGTCCATCACTTTTCCATTGAAAGCTAAAACGATCACTGCATCACCATCAACCCAAGAGTCCACGTAGGATTCGGTGTCGAAGTCAAAAAGCAGGTCTTGATCGTAGAAGTTTAAAATCTCTTGGTGAGCAGTTTTGGCGTCTACGTGTTTGTAACACAGTTCATACAAATACGTGCTTCTTTCCCGGATTTTTAATTTTGATCAATGAGCCCCCAAAATATGCACTGAGCATGAGGGCTCATTCCTCCAACTTCATATTGTCTAGCGGCAAATATTTCTTTATTTCAGCAAGGATGTCACACTGCTAGACCTACCACAGAGGCTCTAATGGAAACCACAAAGAACACCCCCAAAACTGAACGTCCCAGCTTTGAAGAGATTTATATGCAACTGGCTTTAACCTTGGCTAGACGCTCCACGTGTAAACGACTGAACGTGGGCACAGTCATCACCTCTACGGATTACCGCAAGGTTCTTGCTGTAGGTTATAATGGCAATGCGGCGGGCCTACCCAACACCTGTGATCGCGACGAGACAGGCAACTGTGGCTGCTTACACTCTGAAGAGAACGCCGTGATCAACTGTGATTCTCCTCGATTTGTGGAAAAGTATGTTTTTGTCACCCACCTTCCTTGCGTGGCATGCGCTAAACGTCTGATCAATCTAGGTGGGGTAAAAAAGGTCTTCTTCCGCCATGAGTACCGCTGTAGCGAATCTGTAGAGCTTCTTAAGTCTGTCAATATCGAAATCGTACAGCTTAACATAGAACCACCTGCGCCCAAGTCCTGAACTCATTCCAAAGAATTGTTTTGTCATTTTTAGCATGGCAAAATGACTCTATATACGGGAGCTTAAATATGAGAAATTTACTTGTGATCACAGTGTCCTTTTTATTTGCGGCAACTGCTCATGCAGGATTTTTAGATAAAGTGAACAACACACTTAAAACCATTGAATCTGCTAACGACACTGCCGACCGGGCAGAACGCGAAACCAAAAGAATCGACCGCTTACCTAAAACTAAAAGAGGCAAGGGCGATAAGGAGCTTTTTTCTGAATGGAAAGAGGATTTAAAAGTGGCTGAAAAAGGCGCCCAAAAATCTTGTAAAAAGAAGATTCGTTTTGAATTTGAACCCATTCGATTTAAAGGGTTTCTAGGAGCTTCACAAAGTCCTGGCGCTATGTGCGGAGACATTGCTAAAGCTTTAGAGTTTGACTTGTGCACTGAAAATCAATTTGCAAGCAAAATCAAAGGTAAACTAGATTCTGTAAAATGTTACTACACTTCAGCTTCAAGTGATGAAATCAAAATGCGCTTTAACGATAAAGAACTCATGGTGGGTTTTAGCGAAAACTCTAAAGACCTCTATGAAGAAAGTTTATCTTGGTTACAAAAGAACCTCTAATAACTAAAACTAATGACATTGGGGTCTGGCGGTTAATCGCTCTGAAGACCCCATCAAGGCTTCAGAATTTCGCATCACTTGGTTGACGGTCTTCCAAGAGTCATTTCGACCTTTTAATCGATCCAAAAAATCTACGCTTAAATACGACGCTGTCATATAAAGTGGCAAATACCTAGCTCCGTTCACCCACACCTTATTGCCTCTTTTAGATAAACCGACTACGGCCATCAGACCAATCTTATTCACTCCTGGTTGAGAGCTGACAAAGTTTCCTGTTCCGTAATAAATAGGAACTTCACGTCCGTCTCGAGTGTTATACTTTTCCATAGGTTGAATGCGATGGGCATGAGTCCCAATAATGACATCTGCTCCAGCTTCAGCAATCTGTGCTCCTAGATTGATCTGGTCTCTGGTAGGCTGAAAAGAATCTTCGTTGCCCCAATGAGGGGTCACCACTACGGCATCAGCATGGCGTTTGGCTACAGCAATTTCAGAGAACAAAAGATCACGCTGGGAGTAACAGTGTAACACTTGGCTTGC
Coding sequences within it:
- a CDS encoding endo-1,4-beta-xylanase — translated: MSLLLNGANPTTTQLQQQEKVYSDYISACVASENCTSFVTWGFTDHVSWIPKHFPGFGSAHIWDKNYNPKPHIYPKLLESLE
- the map gene encoding type I methionyl aminopeptidase; translated protein: MSINSEKDLIGLRTVGRVVARCLQHMQAKLEPGITTAELDSIGGEFLAAHGARSAPKITYNFPGYTCISVNEEAAHGIPGSKVLKAGDLVNIDVSAELDGYFADTGGSSIIPPESKLHLQICAVAKSALEKAMLEARAGAKLNRIGLAIETEAIRNGFTVIENIGSHGVGRALHEEPDFIAGYYDRKDKRVLRENQVITIEPFVSSGAREVFDSGDGWTLMTNPGIFTAQYEHTLVITKGKPLIMTLPA
- a CDS encoding deaminase, encoding METTKNTPKTERPSFEEIYMQLALTLARRSTCKRLNVGTVITSTDYRKVLAVGYNGNAAGLPNTCDRDETGNCGCLHSEENAVINCDSPRFVEKYVFVTHLPCVACAKRLINLGGVKKVFFRHEYRCSESVELLKSVNIEIVQLNIEPPAPKS